The following are from one region of the Anaeropeptidivorans aminofermentans genome:
- a CDS encoding glycine/sarcosine/betaine reductase component B subunit, giving the protein MKLKRQYYDITDVCFSHETKLENGVLYINKEDLKKEAAPLMKSIKSIDFEIVKPGENTRIIHLLDTLQPMYKLEGGVQYSGFFSNPETVGEGITNLLRGFTVMESAALPWDESSASSGLLYPRDAIMDMEGPIQEFTPFYKTVNFIILYELEEGKSSVEYDNEIRLIGIKISAYLAALTKEMEPDETEEFSIEETDESLPNVVLVWQCQNQGPYSNTYLYGLSIDNLVPTLLHPNEMLDGCVVSGNYVWPAFKVPTYLHVNHPILLELYRNHGKTLNFKGVIFCRSHNPSNWHKTRCANFNIKLAKYLKANGLIMAWEGGGNAAVDGMLTIQCAEQNGIKASTITFEFGGADGTEGILLVDDVPEADAVISGGSIEKHYTLPDVDRVVGGDVLRLNKESGGYFPPSNKSITFDTTTHLYLSGNQSAHGSLFAEEY; this is encoded by the coding sequence ATGAAGCTTAAAAGACAGTATTATGACATTACAGATGTGTGCTTTTCCCATGAGACCAAACTTGAAAATGGTGTTCTTTATATCAATAAAGAAGACTTGAAAAAAGAAGCCGCTCCTCTTATGAAAAGCATAAAATCCATTGATTTTGAAATAGTAAAGCCGGGAGAAAACACAAGGATTATTCATTTGCTAGACACCCTGCAGCCTATGTATAAGCTTGAAGGAGGCGTTCAGTATTCGGGGTTCTTTTCAAATCCTGAAACCGTCGGCGAAGGCATCACAAATTTATTGCGGGGCTTTACGGTTATGGAATCTGCAGCCCTTCCCTGGGACGAATCCAGCGCCAGCAGCGGGCTTTTATATCCCAGAGACGCCATAATGGATATGGAGGGCCCCATACAGGAATTTACGCCCTTTTATAAAACCGTAAATTTTATTATACTCTATGAGCTTGAAGAAGGAAAATCTTCCGTTGAGTACGATAATGAAATAAGGCTGATTGGCATAAAAATATCTGCCTATCTTGCCGCCCTCACAAAGGAAATGGAACCGGACGAAACGGAAGAATTTTCAATAGAGGAAACCGATGAAAGCCTTCCCAATGTCGTATTGGTTTGGCAGTGCCAGAACCAGGGGCCTTATTCCAATACGTATCTTTACGGCCTCAGCATAGATAATCTTGTTCCGACCCTTTTGCATCCAAACGAAATGCTTGACGGCTGCGTGGTCAGCGGAAATTATGTATGGCCGGCCTTCAAGGTTCCTACGTATCTTCATGTAAATCACCCCATATTGCTGGAACTTTACAGAAACCACGGAAAGACTTTGAACTTCAAAGGCGTTATATTCTGCAGAAGCCATAATCCTTCGAACTGGCATAAGACAAGATGCGCCAATTTTAATATAAAGCTTGCTAAATATCTTAAGGCTAACGGTCTTATCATGGCATGGGAAGGCGGCGGAAATGCAGCCGTAGACGGAATGCTCACTATTCAATGTGCGGAGCAAAACGGCATTAAGGCTTCTACCATTACCTTTGAATTCGGCGGTGCAGACGGAACAGAAGGAATTCTCCTGGTTGACGACGTACCCGAAGCCGATGCCGTCATAAGCGGCGGTTCTATAGAAAAGCATTATACATTGCCTGATGTGGACAGAGTCGTAGGGGGAGACGTTTTAAGGCTCAATAAAGAGTCCGGCGGATACTTCCCACCGTCAAATAAGTCAATTACTTTTGACACTACTACTCATCTCTATCTTTCAGGAAACCAATCTGCCCACGGAAGCCTATTTGCGGAAGAATATTAA
- a CDS encoding DUF1294 domain-containing protein, with protein MESDIKYIILSAVLIWNIAVFIIYAIDKRRAVRNKWRISEKTLILSALLGGGIGAFSGMFLLRHKTKHMKFLILIPVSLFMAIGILAYILFYI; from the coding sequence GTGGAAAGCGATATAAAATACATAATTTTATCAGCAGTTTTAATATGGAATATAGCTGTTTTTATAATCTATGCCATAGATAAAAGAAGAGCCGTAAGGAATAAATGGCGCATATCCGAAAAGACCCTTATTTTATCTGCCCTTTTAGGAGGAGGCATAGGCGCTTTTTCAGGCATGTTTCTTTTAAGACATAAAACAAAGCATATGAAATTTTTAATACTTATCCCCGTTTCGCTTTTTATGGCCATAGGAATTTTAGCGTACATATTATTTTATATTTAA